The window GAGACGGGTGAGAAAATCGATATCACTGATGAAGAGGTGGCAGAGGCTTGCCGCTGGTAATCAAGAGAGATGAGCGTGGTAACTGTTACCTTCAAACTCAGCGAGGCGGCACCTGTCTCGCTGGCTATCGATACGCCGCAGCCGCTGCAGTCTGTTCTCGAAGAGGCGGCGCGTAAGGCAGACATTGTGCTGGGCGGTTTTATTGCCGTCTGCAACGGCCGGGTGATTACCGGTGAAGAACTGGTGTCTGAAGACGATGCTGTCGATGTCTTTCCTGCTATTTCGGGAGGCTGACAGTTACTGCTTCGCTGTACCTCTAACAGCTCACATCTCAAGCCGCATCATCTATCCGGGTAAATCAGGATAGACGGTGCGGCTTTTTTGTTTTAATCACCTGAATTTAAAAAGTATTGGTTCTTGATTTACCTTGAATTGTCGGGCTCTGTTCTTAATGTAGTGCACTGTATTGAACCGGATGTCTCATGAACATTTGGGTCTGTGATATCCCGAAACAGTATTGGTGCCCCTGGCCGGTACAAAATCCAGCAGTGGAAAAAATTAACCAATCGTACTCATGTCCTCTCCATCAAACAGAAGTTCGCTGCTCTGCCCGAACTGTAAAAAGCTGGTAAGCCGCAACGCGCCGGCTTGTCCCTATTGCGGCCTGAAGAAGCCTGGCTCGCTGCTGAAAGATAACTTTTTAACCCGCAGCATGGGCGATGGTCACCAGGTGATAAAGATTATCCTGATG of the Desulfosediminicola ganghwensis genome contains:
- a CDS encoding MoaD/ThiS family protein — translated: MSVVTVTFKLSEAAPVSLAIDTPQPLQSVLEEAARKADIVLGGFIAVCNGRVITGEELVSEDDAVDVFPAISGG